The Candidatus Poribacteria bacterium genome has a segment encoding these proteins:
- the uvrB gene encoding excinuclease ABC subunit UvrB, which translates to MRENWELLTKIDDLEDDIPEPDNPRFELISDFSPQGDQPEAIDKLTEGLHRGDKAQTLLGVTGSGKTYTMANVIQNVQLPTLVISPNKTLAAQLYNEFRTFFPNNAVHYFVSDYEYYQPEAYIPSTDTFIEKDVRINEEITRMRLASTASLISRRDVIVVASVSCLYGLGSPDEFENQRVQVAVGDVVRRDALLRALVDIQYVRNDIEFWQGVFRARGDVVEVFPAYSEHAYRIELFGDEIDRINEIDTTTGEVLAQRDFLEIYPAKHFMTDGEIFDQALINIELELQDRILTFEKETKLLEAQRIEQRTRFDLEMLREVGYCSGIENYSRHLSGLQPGDPPYCLMHYFPDDFLLFIDESHVTIPQLRGMYRGDRSRKQTLVAYGFRLPSALDNRPLRFDEVEARVNQVVFVSATPGSYEMENSAQVVEQIIRPTGLIDPEITIHPVRGQIDHLIGKIQERVRSKQRVLVTTLTKRMSEDLTEYLTEAGIRADYMHSEIDVFDRARILRELREGVFDVLVGINLLREGLDLPEVSLVAILDADRPGFLRSVRSLVQTAGRAARNVDGEVLLYGDNITEAMDEAIKETRRRREIQLQYNTDNNITPATIEKAIQELIAESTDEYKTKKSDKPAILPDRIEPQDIDAMITDLTRRMRKAALDLDYEEAAALRDQIAELKAQSTKQSA; encoded by the coding sequence ATGAGAGAGAACTGGGAATTGCTGACCAAAATCGATGATTTAGAAGATGATATCCCCGAACCGGATAACCCGCGATTTGAACTCATCTCAGACTTTTCACCCCAAGGCGACCAACCCGAAGCTATTGATAAACTCACAGAAGGGCTCCACCGTGGAGACAAAGCACAGACACTCCTCGGTGTGACAGGTTCAGGCAAAACCTATACGATGGCGAATGTGATTCAGAACGTCCAATTGCCGACGCTCGTTATCTCACCTAATAAAACACTCGCCGCGCAGCTTTACAACGAATTTCGAACCTTTTTCCCAAACAACGCCGTCCACTATTTCGTCAGCGATTACGAGTACTATCAACCCGAAGCATATATTCCATCCACGGATACTTTTATTGAAAAGGATGTCCGCATTAACGAAGAGATTACACGGATGCGGCTTGCGTCAACAGCGTCCTTGATATCGCGTCGCGATGTTATCGTGGTCGCGAGTGTTTCCTGTCTTTACGGTCTCGGTTCTCCAGATGAATTTGAAAATCAGAGGGTTCAAGTCGCCGTCGGCGATGTCGTGCGGCGCGACGCACTCCTACGCGCATTAGTCGATATTCAGTATGTCCGCAACGATATTGAGTTCTGGCAAGGTGTGTTCCGCGCCCGTGGTGATGTCGTTGAAGTCTTTCCTGCTTACAGTGAGCACGCGTATCGTATTGAGCTTTTCGGGGACGAAATTGATCGCATTAACGAAATTGATACCACGACTGGAGAGGTGTTGGCACAACGGGATTTCCTTGAAATTTATCCTGCCAAGCATTTCATGACCGATGGTGAAATCTTTGATCAGGCGTTAATCAATATTGAACTGGAACTCCAAGACCGGATTCTGACGTTTGAGAAAGAGACGAAATTGCTGGAAGCGCAACGCATTGAGCAGCGCACTCGATTTGACTTGGAGATGTTACGGGAGGTGGGTTACTGCTCCGGTATTGAAAATTACTCACGGCATCTTTCAGGATTGCAACCCGGTGATCCGCCGTATTGCCTGATGCACTACTTTCCGGATGATTTCCTGCTTTTTATTGATGAATCTCACGTAACGATTCCGCAGCTGCGAGGTATGTATCGGGGTGACCGCTCCCGAAAGCAGACGCTTGTTGCGTATGGTTTCCGTCTGCCCTCCGCTTTGGATAACCGTCCGCTCCGGTTCGATGAAGTGGAGGCGCGCGTCAACCAAGTTGTCTTTGTCTCCGCGACACCGGGGTCCTATGAAATGGAAAACAGCGCGCAAGTTGTTGAGCAGATTATCCGACCTACGGGACTCATCGATCCCGAAATTACGATACATCCCGTGAGAGGACAAATAGACCATCTCATCGGCAAGATCCAAGAACGCGTCAGGAGCAAACAACGCGTCCTCGTCACGACGCTGACCAAACGGATGTCAGAGGACTTAACTGAGTATTTGACAGAAGCGGGTATCCGTGCGGACTATATGCATTCCGAAATTGATGTGTTCGACCGTGCCCGCATTCTACGTGAACTTCGCGAAGGCGTTTTTGATGTGCTGGTCGGTATCAACCTACTTCGCGAGGGGCTCGATCTTCCTGAAGTCTCCCTCGTGGCAATCCTTGACGCTGACCGTCCCGGTTTCCTCCGCTCTGTCAGGTCTCTCGTCCAAACTGCTGGACGCGCTGCCCGAAATGTTGACGGTGAAGTCCTCTTATATGGGGATAATATCACCGAAGCCATGGACGAAGCGATCAAGGAAACACGGCGACGCCGCGAGATTCAACTTCAATATAACACGGATAACAATATCACCCCCGCGACGATTGAAAAGGCAATCCAGGAACTGATCGCTGAATCGACTGACGAGTATAAGACGAAAAAATCTGACAAGCCTGCGATCCTCCCAGACAGGATTGAACCACAGGATATTGACGCGATGATTACAGACTTAACGCGACGGATGCGAAAAGCGGCGTTGGACCTTGATTATGAGGAAGCCGCAGCCTTACGCGACCAGATCGCTGAACTGAAAGCGCAATCAACGAAACAATCCGCTTAA
- a CDS encoding PBP1A family penicillin-binding protein: MLRFFYHLFQAVLMLFWLVGICVFLAMFAAIGFAGGMLLACWEDVRDIDLYRLEYDADIQTWRQHLEVYSSVCEVQETDKIAFLIDKLERLEYKKVAELIPKLSGPGEYAIATDGTVRIHLRDFEYPNLDVKAGYLRISVTDGKIAAIRNADNSVRHNFYLEPEKIGEFADDEGSTRRLIPLLQMPDKLTGAFTAIEDRRFSEHWGIDLIRLVGAFKNNLLHGSRLAGTSTLTQQLARNIYLFDQRSDRSVIRKAREILLAVKIEKAFSKDEIFERYLNHVDLGRSRYGGKTYHGVQQAALGYFGKEVSELNYHECALLAALPKGPYAFSPFSNPERALHRRNIVLDQMFEQGYIPAVSEWRASRDAPLLPQNLPRKGTRTALKEAGHFLDYVHEALGRLPELKDNLYSGGLKVYTTIDMSMQTVAEREIEKHLRVMDKTYGGPRLPDYDTNKRSPRLDPIDDYLQAALIAYEPKTGHIKAMVGGRNYNITGDKINFYNRAIGSARRQPGSAFKPIVFAALLEAPAIVTPTTIIIDEAWGILPFPGQPIWSPRNYSKWFKGKVTVRDVLSSSINVPTAKAMLETPIAENGKWEGLNRVVDLSKRMGIKSPLDPVPALSLGASGVTVLELTSAYGIFANGGIQTEPVNIQYVLDTAGRIIYTSDNSQNEPTRVLDEKVAYQITSFMESVIQDGTGKRAIRMGLTRPAAGKTGTTNDNVDAWFVGYTADLVVGVWVGFDKNRLSRRNYNQEGAKAALPIWAQFMIDAARGPEKPFPVPKGIVFREVNKKSGLLRKQGKCPEADISREPFIQGQEPVGLCTLH, from the coding sequence ATGCTTCGATTTTTTTATCATCTTTTTCAGGCAGTGCTAATGCTATTTTGGCTTGTAGGTATATGCGTGTTTCTGGCAATGTTTGCTGCCATCGGGTTTGCAGGTGGCATGTTGCTGGCGTGTTGGGAAGATGTCCGCGATATTGATCTCTATCGCCTTGAATACGATGCCGATATCCAGACATGGCGGCAGCATCTCGAGGTCTACTCTTCGGTCTGTGAAGTCCAAGAAACAGATAAGATCGCGTTTCTGATCGATAAATTGGAACGTTTGGAGTACAAGAAGGTCGCGGAACTCATTCCGAAGCTGAGTGGGCCGGGAGAGTATGCGATCGCAACGGACGGAACCGTTCGCATCCATCTGCGGGATTTTGAGTACCCGAATCTTGACGTGAAGGCGGGATACCTTCGGATTTCAGTGACGGATGGAAAAATTGCTGCCATCCGGAACGCGGATAATTCTGTGCGCCATAATTTCTATCTGGAACCGGAGAAAATCGGTGAGTTTGCTGACGATGAGGGGTCCACACGTCGTCTGATTCCGCTCCTGCAAATGCCAGACAAACTCACAGGCGCGTTCACTGCTATTGAAGATCGACGATTTTCTGAACATTGGGGCATCGATCTGATACGTCTCGTTGGGGCATTCAAAAACAACCTGTTGCACGGCAGTCGCTTGGCTGGGACCAGCACGTTGACCCAACAGTTGGCACGAAATATCTATCTTTTCGATCAACGATCCGACAGAAGCGTCATTCGGAAGGCAAGAGAGATACTCCTCGCTGTGAAAATTGAGAAGGCTTTCTCTAAAGACGAGATTTTTGAACGCTACCTGAACCACGTTGATTTAGGGAGATCAAGGTATGGCGGAAAAACATATCACGGGGTGCAGCAAGCGGCACTCGGATATTTCGGGAAGGAGGTCTCGGAGCTTAACTATCACGAGTGTGCATTGCTCGCCGCACTTCCGAAAGGTCCCTACGCGTTTTCCCCCTTTTCCAACCCAGAAAGAGCCTTGCATCGGCGGAATATCGTACTCGACCAGATGTTTGAACAGGGGTATATCCCGGCTGTATCCGAATGGCGTGCAAGCCGAGACGCCCCACTCCTCCCGCAAAATCTGCCCAGAAAAGGGACAAGAACGGCACTGAAAGAGGCTGGACACTTCCTTGACTACGTTCATGAAGCACTCGGTCGGCTGCCTGAACTCAAAGATAATTTGTATAGTGGTGGATTGAAGGTTTACACCACGATAGATATGTCCATGCAAACCGTTGCGGAGAGAGAGATCGAAAAGCACCTCCGTGTGATGGATAAAACTTATGGGGGTCCACGTCTCCCCGATTACGATACCAATAAGCGGAGTCCACGCCTCGATCCGATTGATGATTACTTGCAGGCGGCACTGATCGCTTATGAACCCAAGACGGGACACATTAAGGCGATGGTGGGTGGTCGGAATTACAACATTACAGGAGATAAGATTAATTTCTACAATCGAGCGATTGGCAGTGCCAGACGACAACCCGGTTCCGCATTTAAGCCGATTGTTTTTGCGGCATTGTTAGAAGCCCCTGCAATTGTGACACCTACAACGATTATTATTGATGAGGCATGGGGAATACTTCCGTTCCCTGGACAGCCGATATGGTCTCCGCGCAATTATAGCAAGTGGTTTAAGGGTAAAGTTACCGTGCGCGATGTACTCTCGAGTTCGATTAATGTGCCGACAGCGAAAGCGATGTTGGAGACCCCGATAGCCGAAAACGGTAAATGGGAAGGTTTGAATCGTGTTGTGGATTTGAGCAAAAGAATGGGCATTAAAAGCCCATTGGATCCAGTGCCAGCACTCTCTTTAGGTGCGTCTGGCGTAACAGTCCTTGAACTCACCTCCGCGTACGGTATCTTCGCAAACGGTGGCATTCAGACGGAACCGGTTAATATTCAGTACGTGTTGGACACAGCGGGGAGAATTATTTATACTTCTGATAACTCTCAAAATGAGCCGACCCGTGTTTTAGATGAAAAGGTCGCATATCAGATTACCTCGTTTATGGAGAGTGTAATTCAGGACGGAACAGGTAAACGGGCAATACGGATGGGACTGACGCGACCGGCAGCAGGTAAAACAGGCACTACCAATGACAACGTAGATGCCTGGTTTGTCGGTTACACCGCCGATCTTGTCGTCGGTGTTTGGGTCGGGTTCGATAAGAATCGGTTGAGTCGCCGGAACTACAATCAGGAAGGCGCGAAAGCAGCACTGCCAATCTGGGCACAATTTATGATTGATGCCGCTCGCGGTCCAGAAAAACCGTTCCCGGTTCCGAAAGGTATTGTTTTCCGAGAGGTGAATAAAAAGAGCGGGCTCCTCAGAAAACAAGGTAAATGTCCAGAGGCGGACATTAGCCGAGAACCCTTCATCCAAGGGCAGGAACCGGTCGGACTTTGCACACTCCATTAG
- a CDS encoding thioredoxin family protein, which translates to MHSLNCFARFFAKQSLVVLIIVSVISAIEVGFTKEKTKKVELDTRVKDFTLKDADGTSHELYALSEEKPATVVLFLATQCPIATDYAERIVALVKAYDEKGVQFVGINSNKQEKVKEIREYNEAHGFEFPVLKDPENKIADYFGARRTPEVFLLDAERVLRYAGAFDNSPKAPTKHYLRDALDLVITGKDIPKSSKKTRAVGCTIKRVRKTDVDRTP; encoded by the coding sequence ATGCACAGTCTAAATTGTTTTGCACGTTTTTTTGCTAAGCAGAGCCTTGTTGTTTTGATAATTGTCTCAGTTATCAGTGCTATAGAGGTAGGGTTCACGAAAGAAAAAACAAAGAAGGTTGAACTTGACACCCGCGTTAAGGATTTTACGCTCAAGGATGCCGATGGCACCTCTCATGAACTGTATGCACTCAGTGAAGAGAAACCCGCTACAGTCGTTCTGTTCCTCGCTACACAATGTCCGATCGCAACCGACTATGCGGAACGAATCGTTGCATTAGTCAAGGCTTACGATGAGAAGGGCGTGCAATTTGTCGGAATAAATTCAAATAAACAGGAGAAGGTCAAAGAGATTCGGGAATACAATGAGGCGCACGGTTTTGAATTTCCTGTGCTAAAGGACCCGGAGAACAAAATTGCCGATTATTTCGGAGCGAGAAGAACACCAGAAGTCTTTCTTCTTGACGCGGAACGTGTCCTGCGTTACGCAGGCGCGTTTGATAACAGTCCAAAGGCACCAACGAAACACTATCTCCGAGACGCTTTGGATTTAGTAATCACCGGGAAGGATATTCCAAAATCATCTAAGAAGACAAGAGCTGTTGGATGTACGATTAAGCGAGTTCGGAAAACGGATGTAGATAGGACACCCTAA
- the lexA gene encoding transcriptional repressor LexA → MAKTLTGRQREIFNYIQSRIKEGYPPTIREIGRHFGFSEKAAHDHLNALEKKKYINREDGKPRAISILKEADPKLATSRWLEGQNANLALAEVSRDVIEIPVFGRVAAGEPLLASQNIEGTLPMPTRMLNDYECFALRIMGSSMIGVGILNGDFVIVRKQSNADPGDIVVALVEDEATVKRFFIDGDQVRLQPENPAIEPNFFDVKDVMILGKVIGLHREM, encoded by the coding sequence ATGGCAAAGACCTTGACAGGTAGACAGCGCGAAATTTTCAACTATATTCAGTCGCGTATTAAGGAAGGCTACCCACCAACGATTCGCGAGATAGGGCGCCACTTCGGTTTTTCCGAAAAGGCGGCACATGACCATCTCAATGCCCTTGAGAAGAAAAAGTATATTAACCGGGAAGATGGTAAACCTCGCGCAATTTCCATCTTAAAAGAGGCGGATCCGAAACTCGCAACCAGCAGATGGCTGGAAGGACAAAACGCAAATCTGGCGTTGGCGGAAGTATCGCGAGATGTTATAGAGATCCCCGTCTTTGGACGTGTGGCAGCCGGCGAGCCCCTCCTCGCATCGCAGAATATTGAAGGAACGCTTCCAATGCCGACACGCATGCTTAACGATTATGAGTGCTTCGCACTCCGCATCATGGGCTCGAGCATGATCGGCGTCGGAATTCTGAATGGTGATTTTGTTATTGTTAGAAAACAGTCAAACGCAGACCCAGGTGATATTGTCGTCGCGCTGGTTGAGGACGAAGCAACCGTGAAACGCTTCTTTATTGATGGCGATCAAGTCCGGTTGCAACCGGAAAATCCAGCGATTGAACCGAACTTTTTTGATGTCAAAGACGTAATGATACTCGGTAAAGTCATCGGTCTGCATCGAGAAATGTAG
- a CDS encoding HAD family hydrolase encodes MKDIRALVFDFGGTLDGNGVHWLERAYQFIHDRHPEITREAFDEADRASITEFAFGDSSIEWSYQDAVSTAAARLQKQDSSVKWSYQDGSMLPIGAVASEYAARCNLQETTEAIAVGIYQRLGLSEKMKDEYVEWFCAGAAKSLAENRKWLETLHGTYQLAVISNNFGNTRGWCDDYGLSPLLDVIIDSTVLGIAKPDARIFEAALSELSVAPNQAIYVGDSYSADMVGGKNAGLWTAWLVGDQLKPCPDTSMVDVWLSHLHELTGFLEEQ; translated from the coding sequence ATGAAGGACATCCGCGCATTGGTATTCGATTTCGGCGGAACTTTAGATGGAAATGGTGTCCACTGGTTGGAGCGGGCATATCAGTTTATCCACGACCGGCATCCTGAGATTACACGTGAAGCGTTTGACGAGGCGGATAGAGCCTCAATCACAGAATTCGCATTCGGTGATTCCTCCATTGAGTGGTCTTACCAAGACGCTGTGAGCACCGCGGCAGCGCGTTTGCAAAAACAGGATTCTTCTGTTAAGTGGTCTTACCAAGACGGTTCCATGCTACCGATCGGTGCGGTCGCCTCTGAGTATGCGGCGCGCTGTAATTTGCAAGAGACGACTGAGGCGATTGCAGTGGGGATTTACCAACGACTTGGGTTAAGCGAGAAAATGAAAGATGAATATGTTGAATGGTTTTGCGCCGGAGCCGCTAAAAGTCTCGCGGAGAATCGGAAATGGCTTGAAACGCTTCACGGCACCTATCAACTCGCTGTGATTAGTAATAACTTCGGGAACACGCGCGGGTGGTGTGATGATTATGGACTATCGCCCCTGCTGGATGTGATTATAGATTCAACGGTTTTGGGGATAGCGAAGCCGGACGCTCGTATATTTGAGGCGGCTCTGTCGGAATTGAGCGTTGCCCCGAATCAAGCGATCTACGTTGGGGATAGTTATTCTGCAGATATGGTTGGCGGTAAGAACGCAGGCTTATGGACAGCGTGGCTTGTTGGGGATCAGCTGAAACCGTGTCCAGACACCTCTATGGTAGATGTTTGGCTCTCTCATCTGCACGAATTGACCGGTTTTCTGGAGGAACAATAA
- the waaF gene encoding lipopolysaccharide heptosyltransferase II produces MGAVMQNILVCQTGGWIGDMVLLTPALRTLKQTFRESCLALLLRPRVADLMESHPYVDACIVDEKTEGRVRSVTRFLRQVRNISFDLAVVLHPTSFRNALLPFLARIPIRVGTNINGRGMLLTESCRDDTSLHEVHRYLRVLQLLDIDTPSDDLEFWHTDADRQVIENLLRAEGVSRDDRLIAVNLGTTWTTKRWEVVNFIEVIQQITRLLPEAKVVLTGSHAEQRLIEALPASLPIINLVGRTSILQLGALLERCDVCLTCDSGPMHIAAAVGTPTVSLFGPTDPVRHRPYGVGHTVIEKSVSCRPCYKRTCHRQDTPHLCMQKIGTDEVVKAVETRLHQKDCVIQT; encoded by the coding sequence ATGGGTGCTGTGATGCAAAACATTCTGGTGTGCCAGACAGGTGGCTGGATCGGTGATATGGTGCTGCTAACCCCGGCGTTGCGCACCCTGAAGCAGACGTTCCGTGAATCCTGTTTGGCGCTGCTATTGCGTCCACGCGTCGCAGATTTAATGGAATCGCACCCTTATGTTGATGCCTGCATCGTTGATGAAAAAACGGAAGGACGCGTCCGATCCGTCACGAGATTCCTCCGTCAGGTCCGAAATATATCTTTTGATCTTGCTGTGGTGTTGCATCCGACCTCATTCCGAAACGCTTTGCTCCCCTTTCTCGCGCGAATTCCAATTCGCGTTGGAACGAACATCAACGGACGTGGGATGCTGCTAACGGAGTCTTGTCGAGATGATACAAGCCTCCATGAGGTCCATCGGTATCTACGGGTGCTGCAGCTGCTCGATATTGATACGCCATCGGACGATTTGGAATTCTGGCATACAGATGCGGACCGACAGGTCATTGAAAATCTCTTGCGTGCTGAAGGTGTTTCACGGGATGATCGGCTCATCGCTGTTAATTTAGGCACAACGTGGACGACGAAACGCTGGGAGGTCGTAAATTTCATCGAGGTTATCCAGCAAATTACACGCCTCCTTCCAGAAGCCAAAGTCGTCCTAACAGGTTCACACGCTGAACAGAGACTGATAGAAGCGTTACCTGCCTCGTTACCGATAATTAATCTCGTCGGAAGGACATCGATTCTGCAGCTCGGTGCGCTGTTAGAGAGGTGCGATGTGTGTTTAACCTGTGATAGCGGTCCTATGCACATCGCCGCGGCTGTCGGCACGCCGACGGTATCCCTCTTCGGTCCGACAGATCCAGTGCGACACCGTCCTTATGGCGTTGGACATACGGTCATTGAGAAGTCAGTCTCGTGTCGTCCGTGCTACAAACGGACGTGTCATCGACAAGATACACCACATCTCTGTATGCAAAAAATCGGAACAGATGAAGTCGTAAAAGCGGTTGAAACAAGATTACATCAAAAGGATTGTGTTATCCAAACATGA
- a CDS encoding PHP domain-containing protein has protein sequence MFNANPFHQPGQWYRGNTHSHSTESDGQLPMSDRFGAYREAGYDFLVLTDHRKVNDVSAYSTSDFLAISGSEVHPSNPYGGSTYHFVAINIHETLNCAKMHPNAVLDEIKAQGGEAVLCHPYWSGHTITDYLPLQGYFAIEVYNDTCMGIGKGFSEQAWDDLLDRGGPVLGIASDDAHGTEHDCFHGWIMVKAQELTIESIMEALRTGAFYSTLGPEIVDMTLEGNEVTVKCSEAQSIVFKSECSRGRRILPPAGELLTEATYSIPKGVKYVRVEVTDATGKKAWSNPFFF, from the coding sequence ATGTTCAACGCGAATCCTTTCCACCAGCCAGGGCAATGGTACCGAGGAAACACACATAGTCACAGCACAGAGTCCGATGGGCAGCTCCCCATGTCGGACCGGTTCGGTGCATATCGTGAAGCAGGTTATGATTTTCTAGTGTTGACAGACCATCGTAAAGTCAACGATGTGAGCGCTTACAGCACTTCAGATTTTTTGGCAATCTCAGGCAGCGAAGTGCATCCGTCGAATCCGTATGGTGGCTCGACGTATCATTTTGTCGCCATTAATATTCATGAGACCCTGAATTGTGCAAAGATGCACCCGAACGCGGTGCTCGATGAAATTAAAGCGCAGGGCGGCGAAGCCGTTTTGTGTCATCCCTATTGGTCGGGACATACGATTACAGATTATCTACCCTTGCAGGGTTATTTCGCGATTGAAGTCTACAACGACACCTGTATGGGCATCGGCAAAGGCTTTTCGGAGCAGGCATGGGATGATCTGCTGGATAGAGGGGGTCCCGTGCTTGGAATCGCCTCGGACGACGCACACGGCACCGAACACGACTGCTTCCACGGCTGGATTATGGTGAAGGCACAAGAATTGACGATTGAGAGTATCATGGAAGCACTCCGGACAGGCGCGTTCTATTCTACACTCGGACCCGAAATTGTGGATATGACGCTGGAGGGTAACGAAGTAACGGTTAAATGTTCAGAGGCGCAATCAATTGTCTTCAAATCCGAGTGCAGTCGCGGTCGTCGCATTCTACCACCAGCGGGTGAACTGTTGACCGAGGCAACGTATAGCATTCCGAAAGGCGTGAAATACGTCCGGGTTGAAGTCACAGACGCAACAGGTAAGAAAGCTTGGTCAAACCCGTTCTTCTTCTAA
- a CDS encoding molybdopterin biosynthesis protein MoeB translates to MKSYRQIVEEAKTEIPELTVDEVKSEQDKDSDFVLLDVRDEDEYRAGYIPNAVHVTRGMLEFSVENYIPDRNQKVIVYCAAGLRSLLAAKSLREMGYTDTISLAGGYRDWMAAGYPTAQDKPMTHEQLDRYSRHFMLTEVGEQGQAKLLDAKVLMVGAGGLGSPAGVYLGAAGVGHLGIIDSDVVELSNLQRQILHRTESVGTPKVQSATTTIKSLNPDIDITPYNLRLTADNVEEIFSEYDLIVDGCDNFATRYLVNDAAVLMNKPVVHGSIFQFEGQVTLFKPHEGPCYRCMYPTPPPPGMVPS, encoded by the coding sequence ATGAAATCTTATAGGCAAATCGTTGAGGAAGCGAAAACGGAAATCCCGGAGTTAACCGTCGACGAAGTAAAAAGTGAACAGGACAAAGACAGCGATTTCGTGCTACTTGATGTCCGTGACGAGGACGAATATCGCGCGGGCTATATTCCGAACGCCGTGCACGTCACACGAGGTATGCTGGAATTCTCAGTTGAAAACTACATTCCCGATCGAAACCAAAAGGTTATCGTCTATTGTGCAGCAGGACTCCGTTCGCTCCTCGCTGCCAAATCCTTACGCGAAATGGGTTACACCGATACCATCTCTCTTGCGGGTGGATATCGCGATTGGATGGCGGCGGGTTACCCAACTGCACAAGATAAACCGATGACCCATGAGCAACTTGATCGCTACAGTCGCCACTTTATGCTCACTGAAGTTGGGGAACAGGGGCAAGCGAAACTCCTCGATGCTAAAGTCTTAATGGTTGGAGCAGGCGGATTAGGTTCACCCGCTGGCGTGTATCTCGGTGCCGCCGGTGTTGGACATCTCGGTATTATCGATTCCGATGTTGTGGAACTCAGCAACCTCCAACGTCAGATCCTTCACCGCACAGAATCGGTCGGCACACCGAAGGTTCAATCCGCAACCACGACAATCAAGTCACTGAACCCTGATATCGACATCACACCGTATAATCTCCGCTTGACTGCGGATAACGTCGAAGAAATCTTCTCGGAATACGACCTGATTGTTGACGGATGCGATAACTTCGCGACCCGTTATCTCGTTAACGATGCTGCTGTGTTGATGAACAAACCGGTTGTTCACGGCAGTATTTTCCAATTTGAGGGACAGGTGACCCTCTTTAAACCGCACGAGGGACCGTGCTACCGATGCATGTATCCGACCCCGCCCCCGCCGGGTATGGTGCCCAGCTGA